A section of the Myxocyprinus asiaticus isolate MX2 ecotype Aquarium Trade chromosome 40, UBuf_Myxa_2, whole genome shotgun sequence genome encodes:
- the LOC127430767 gene encoding DENN domain-containing protein 1A-like isoform X5 — translation MGSRIRESPGSTFEVYMEVVHSGTAGSGPEVRRSFPDTYTDQETVQTIPKFCFPFSVDSMAVAQVGQNFTFVLTDIESKQRFGFCRLSSGAHSCHCILSYLPWFEVFYKLLNILADYTTKGQDSQWRELLESLHGLNIPDPGVPVHLSVHLFFTVPDPRDLPSIPENRNLTEYFVAVDVNNMLHVYASMLYERRVLISCSKLSTLTACVHGAAAMLYPMYWQHVYIPVLPQHLIDYCCAPMPYLIGVHTSLMEKVRGMALDDVVLLNVDTNTLETPFDDLQSLPNDVVSSLKNRLRKVSSTTGDGVARAFLKAQAALFGSYRDALHIEPEEPITFSEEAFITHRSSTMRQFLQNAIQLQFFKQFIDGRLELLNAGEGFSDQFEEEINMGEYAGSDKTYQWLFTVKKGSGAILNTVKTKANPAMKIVYKFAKDHAKMGIKEVKSRLKQKELAENGYSEEPGSAHFPSTHSRDSLTWDQRRPITVHFGQTEREPPPRPPQPQRPPPLHPSKLQRNTRPARPPRPLVAKRPRSNIAIEGSPEQPQPYRSLKEAELVEEGEEVGERFQGNTAPSSPVLDKFSDLSLLEDGFCSQKGEPESTDTTNTANFSHSTHTSLGSARSLEELRTDPQHAIFNYQQMDLGSAEFTRTLPGLKTTNPYSKLWTQREDPFTLIGRESPSWERPLSVPPLETPELCPSSRESSIPTEKVDGACITIPRPQGRKTPEPGAVLAPAVTLLRASENEGVTAGGQEFRQALNMSPHSQVQSQANLLKPSEQNEGQGLDLLSLLDPLCGATENETTPPTSNTSKPPLPPRPHPSTLPSFPPQVSLNPFNQLPQYPPQRHYSPIVPSNPFVPAYMPPQGPTFFSTPPRPFSVFGQSSAMGVAPTGGSWPMGHVPPSSSSSGSLSSLLESPAPPTPAQPAQVPIDTSHDPFSDLLTIATTPTVMATPPKKKVEDLRRRWETFD, via the exons ATGGGCTCTCGTATCAG GGAGAGCCCTGGGTCAACCTTTGAGGTGTACATGGAAGTGGTGCATTCTGGGACGGCTGGCTCTG gACCAGAGGTGCGAAGGAGTTTCCCTGATACATACACTGACCAG GAAACAGTACAGACTATCCCAAAGTTTTGTTTCCCCTTCAGTGTGGACAG TATGGCAGTGGCTCAGGTGGGGCAGAACTTCACGTTTGTTCTAACGGATATCGAGAGCAAACAGCGCTTTGGTTTCTGTAGGCTCTCATCGGGAGCTCACAGCTGCCACTGTATCCTCAG CTATCTGCCCTGGTTTGAGGTCTTTTACAAGTTGCTGAATATCCTGGCAGACTACACAACCAAAGGACAG GACAGTCAGTGGAGAGAGTTATTAGAGTCTCTACATGGGTTGAACATACCTGATCCTGGAGTGCCTGTGCATTTGAGTGTG CATTTGTTTTTCACAGTGCCTGATCCAAGAGATTTACCCAGTATACCTGAAAAT AGAAATCTGACAGAGTATTTTGTAGCAGTGGACGTGAATAACATGCTCCATGTTTATGCGAGCATGCTGTACGAAAGACGAGTCCTCATCAGTTGCAGCAAGCTCAGCACT ttaACTGCATGCGTTCATGGAGCGGCGGCTATGTTGTATCCCATGTACTGGCAGCATGTTTACATTCCAGTGCTGCCACAGCACTTAATAGACTACTGCTG TGCTCCAATGCCGTACCTCATCGGAGTGCATACCAGTCTTATGGAG AAGGTGCGAGGTATGGCTTTAGATGATGTGGTACTTCTCAATGTGGACACCAACACTCTTGAAACGCCGTTTGATGACCTGCAAAGCCTTCCCAATGATGTA GTTTCGTCTTTAAAGAACCGTTTACGGAAAGTTTCCTCGACAACAGGGGACGGGGTGGCCAGAGCGTTTCTGAAAGCACAGGCGGCTCTGTTTGGCAGTTATAGGGATGCGCTACACATTGAACCG GAGGAGCCAATCACCTTCAGTGAGGAAGCCTTTATCACACACAGATCCAGCACAATGAGACAGTTTCTACAGAACGCCATCCAACTACAGTTCTTTAAACAG TTTATAGATGGACGTCTGGAGTTGTTGAATGCTGGTGAAGGGTTCAGTGATCAGTTTGAGGAGGAGATCAATATGGGAGAATATGCAG GAAGTGATAAGACATATCAGTGGCTATTCACAGTGAAG AAAGGAAGCGGGGCTATCTTAAACACGGTCAAGACAAAGGCAAATCCTGCAATGAAGATTGTTTACAAATTT GCTAAAGACCATGCCAAGATGGGCATCAAAGAAGTGAAAAGTCGACTTAAACAAAAG GAGCTTGCTGAGAATGGCTATTCAGAAGAGCCTGGCTCCGCCCATTTTCCCTCCACGCACAGCAGGGACTCCCTCACCTGGGACCAGAGACGGCCAATCACTGTCCACTTTGGACAG ACTGAGCGAGAGCCCCCCCCACGGCCCCCTCAGCCACAACGTCCCCCTCCCCTCCATCCCTCAAAACTGCAGCGCAACACACGACCA GCCCGACCTCCTCGACCTCTTGTGGCGAAGAGACCACGCAGTAATATTGCCATTGAGGGAAGCCCTGAACA GCCCCAGCCATACAGGTCTCTTAAAGAGGCTGAACTTGTGGAAGAAGGTGAAGAGGTTGGGGAGCGCTTCCAGGGTAACACGGCTCCGTCCAGCCCTGTGCTAGACAAATTCTCTGACCTAAGCCTGTTGGAGGATGGTTTCTGTAGTCAGAAGGGAGAGCCGGAGAGTACAGACACCACAAATACAGCAAACTTCtctcacagcacacacacatcactCGGTTCGGCACGGAGTTTGGAGGAGCTTCGAACAGACCCACAACATGCCATTTTCAACTACCAG CAGATGGATCTTGGTTCTGCCGAGTTCACACGGACTCTGCCCGGTCTTAAAACCACCAATCCATACAGCAAGCTATGGACCCAAAGGGAGGATCCTTTCACGCTGATTGGCCGCGAGTCCCCGTCCTGGGAGAGACCTCTCTCTGTGCCACCCCTTGAAACCCCAGAGCTTTGTCCATCTAGCAGAGAGAGCTCAATTCCCACAGAGAAGGTGGACGGGGCCTGTATCACAATTCCTCGCCCTCAGGGTCGGAAAACACCCGAACCGGGTGCGGTGTTGGCACCGGCTGTGACCCTGCTGCGTGCCAGTGAAAATGAGGGAGTGACCGCCGGTGGGCAAGAGTTCCGACAGGCACTGAACATGTCTCCACACTCACAAGTGCAGTCACAGGCGAACTTACTGAAGCCTAGCGAGCAAAACGAGGGTCAGGGACTCGATTTGCTCAGCTTGTTGGACCCTCTGTGCGGAGCAACCGAAAATGAGACCACCCCACCCACATCTAACACATCTAAACCTCCCTTACCTCCTCGTCCCCACCCCTCAACCTTGCCCTCATTTCCACCTCAAGTGTCACTCAACCCCTTCAACCAACTACCCCAATACCCACCTCAAAGGCACTATAGTCCCATTGTCCCAAGCAATCCTTTTGTCCCAGCCTACATGCCTCCCCAGGGTCCCACCTTTTTCTCCACCCCTCCCCGCCCCTTTTCAGTATTTGGTCAGTCATCTGCCATGGGTGTGGCCCCAACGGGAGGATCGTGGCCAATGGGACATGTCCCTCCGTCCTCCAGTAGTAGTGGCTCTCTTTCAAGCCTCTTAGAATCGCCTGCGCCACCTACTCCCGCCCAACCTGCGCAAGTCCCCATAGACACATCCCATGATCCATTCAGTGACCTTCTTACCATAGCAACTACACCAACAGTTATGGCCACGCCCCCCAAAAAGAAGGTGGAGGACTTGCGGAGGAGATGGGAGACTTTTGACTAG
- the LOC127430767 gene encoding DENN domain-containing protein 1A-like isoform X2, with product MGSRIRESPGSTFEVYMEVVHSGTAGSGPEVRRSFPDTYTDQETVQTIPKFCFPFSVDSMAVAQVGQNFTFVLTDIESKQRFGFCRLSSGAHSCHCILSYLPWFEVFYKLLNILADYTTKGQDSQWRELLESLHGLNIPDPGVPVHLSVHLFFTVPDPRDLPSIPENRNLTEYFVAVDVNNMLHVYASMLYERRVLISCSKLSTLTACVHGAAAMLYPMYWQHVYIPVLPQHLIDYCCAPMPYLIGVHTSLMEKVRGMALDDVVLLNVDTNTLETPFDDLQSLPNDVVSSLKNRLRKVSSTTGDGVARAFLKAQAALFGSYRDALHIEPEEPITFSEEAFITHRSSTMRQFLQNAIQLQFFKQFIDGRLELLNAGEGFSDQFEEEINMGEYAGSDKTYQWLFTVKKGSGAILNTVKTKANPAMKIVYKFAKDHAKMGIKEVKSRLKQKELAENGYSEEPGSAHFPSTHSRDSLTWDQRRPITVHFGQTEREPPPRPPQPQRPPPLHPSKLQRNTRPARPPRPLVAKRPRSNIAIEGSPEHYMRPTRHYTVFLCEDSSGDELSQDDDSIAAFPEHFLLSAPFEWPQPYRSLKEAELVEEGEEVGERFQGNTAPSSPVLDKFSDLSLLEDGFCSQKGEPESTDTTNTANFSHSTHTSLGSARSLEELRTDPQHAIFNYQMDLGSAEFTRTLPGLKTTNPYSKLWTQREDPFTLIGRESPSWERPLSVPPLETPELCPSSRESSIPTEKVDGACITIPRPQGRKTPEPGAVLAPAVTLLRASENEGVTAGGQEFRQALNMSPHSQVQSQANLLKPSEQNEGQGLDLLSLLDPLCGATENETTPPTSNTSKPPLPPRPHPSTLPSFPPQVSLNPFNQLPQYPPQRHYSPIVPSNPFVPAYMPPQGPTFFSTPPRPFSVFGQSSAMGVAPTGGSWPMGHVPPSSSSSGSLSSLLESPAPPTPAQPAQVPIDTSHDPFSDLLTIATTPTVMATPPKKKVEDLRRRWETFD from the exons ATGGGCTCTCGTATCAG GGAGAGCCCTGGGTCAACCTTTGAGGTGTACATGGAAGTGGTGCATTCTGGGACGGCTGGCTCTG gACCAGAGGTGCGAAGGAGTTTCCCTGATACATACACTGACCAG GAAACAGTACAGACTATCCCAAAGTTTTGTTTCCCCTTCAGTGTGGACAG TATGGCAGTGGCTCAGGTGGGGCAGAACTTCACGTTTGTTCTAACGGATATCGAGAGCAAACAGCGCTTTGGTTTCTGTAGGCTCTCATCGGGAGCTCACAGCTGCCACTGTATCCTCAG CTATCTGCCCTGGTTTGAGGTCTTTTACAAGTTGCTGAATATCCTGGCAGACTACACAACCAAAGGACAG GACAGTCAGTGGAGAGAGTTATTAGAGTCTCTACATGGGTTGAACATACCTGATCCTGGAGTGCCTGTGCATTTGAGTGTG CATTTGTTTTTCACAGTGCCTGATCCAAGAGATTTACCCAGTATACCTGAAAAT AGAAATCTGACAGAGTATTTTGTAGCAGTGGACGTGAATAACATGCTCCATGTTTATGCGAGCATGCTGTACGAAAGACGAGTCCTCATCAGTTGCAGCAAGCTCAGCACT ttaACTGCATGCGTTCATGGAGCGGCGGCTATGTTGTATCCCATGTACTGGCAGCATGTTTACATTCCAGTGCTGCCACAGCACTTAATAGACTACTGCTG TGCTCCAATGCCGTACCTCATCGGAGTGCATACCAGTCTTATGGAG AAGGTGCGAGGTATGGCTTTAGATGATGTGGTACTTCTCAATGTGGACACCAACACTCTTGAAACGCCGTTTGATGACCTGCAAAGCCTTCCCAATGATGTA GTTTCGTCTTTAAAGAACCGTTTACGGAAAGTTTCCTCGACAACAGGGGACGGGGTGGCCAGAGCGTTTCTGAAAGCACAGGCGGCTCTGTTTGGCAGTTATAGGGATGCGCTACACATTGAACCG GAGGAGCCAATCACCTTCAGTGAGGAAGCCTTTATCACACACAGATCCAGCACAATGAGACAGTTTCTACAGAACGCCATCCAACTACAGTTCTTTAAACAG TTTATAGATGGACGTCTGGAGTTGTTGAATGCTGGTGAAGGGTTCAGTGATCAGTTTGAGGAGGAGATCAATATGGGAGAATATGCAG GAAGTGATAAGACATATCAGTGGCTATTCACAGTGAAG AAAGGAAGCGGGGCTATCTTAAACACGGTCAAGACAAAGGCAAATCCTGCAATGAAGATTGTTTACAAATTT GCTAAAGACCATGCCAAGATGGGCATCAAAGAAGTGAAAAGTCGACTTAAACAAAAG GAGCTTGCTGAGAATGGCTATTCAGAAGAGCCTGGCTCCGCCCATTTTCCCTCCACGCACAGCAGGGACTCCCTCACCTGGGACCAGAGACGGCCAATCACTGTCCACTTTGGACAG ACTGAGCGAGAGCCCCCCCCACGGCCCCCTCAGCCACAACGTCCCCCTCCCCTCCATCCCTCAAAACTGCAGCGCAACACACGACCA GCCCGACCTCCTCGACCTCTTGTGGCGAAGAGACCACGCAGTAATATTGCCATTGAGGGAAGCCCTGAACA TTACATGCGTCCAACCCGTCACTATACAGTGTTTCTGTGCGAGGACTCTTCGGGTGATGAGCTGTCTCAAGACGACGACTCCATCGCTGCTTTTCCTGAACACTTCCTGCTCTCTGCTCCTTTCGAATG GCCCCAGCCATACAGGTCTCTTAAAGAGGCTGAACTTGTGGAAGAAGGTGAAGAGGTTGGGGAGCGCTTCCAGGGTAACACGGCTCCGTCCAGCCCTGTGCTAGACAAATTCTCTGACCTAAGCCTGTTGGAGGATGGTTTCTGTAGTCAGAAGGGAGAGCCGGAGAGTACAGACACCACAAATACAGCAAACTTCtctcacagcacacacacatcactCGGTTCGGCACGGAGTTTGGAGGAGCTTCGAACAGACCCACAACATGCCATTTTCAACTACCAG ATGGATCTTGGTTCTGCCGAGTTCACACGGACTCTGCCCGGTCTTAAAACCACCAATCCATACAGCAAGCTATGGACCCAAAGGGAGGATCCTTTCACGCTGATTGGCCGCGAGTCCCCGTCCTGGGAGAGACCTCTCTCTGTGCCACCCCTTGAAACCCCAGAGCTTTGTCCATCTAGCAGAGAGAGCTCAATTCCCACAGAGAAGGTGGACGGGGCCTGTATCACAATTCCTCGCCCTCAGGGTCGGAAAACACCCGAACCGGGTGCGGTGTTGGCACCGGCTGTGACCCTGCTGCGTGCCAGTGAAAATGAGGGAGTGACCGCCGGTGGGCAAGAGTTCCGACAGGCACTGAACATGTCTCCACACTCACAAGTGCAGTCACAGGCGAACTTACTGAAGCCTAGCGAGCAAAACGAGGGTCAGGGACTCGATTTGCTCAGCTTGTTGGACCCTCTGTGCGGAGCAACCGAAAATGAGACCACCCCACCCACATCTAACACATCTAAACCTCCCTTACCTCCTCGTCCCCACCCCTCAACCTTGCCCTCATTTCCACCTCAAGTGTCACTCAACCCCTTCAACCAACTACCCCAATACCCACCTCAAAGGCACTATAGTCCCATTGTCCCAAGCAATCCTTTTGTCCCAGCCTACATGCCTCCCCAGGGTCCCACCTTTTTCTCCACCCCTCCCCGCCCCTTTTCAGTATTTGGTCAGTCATCTGCCATGGGTGTGGCCCCAACGGGAGGATCGTGGCCAATGGGACATGTCCCTCCGTCCTCCAGTAGTAGTGGCTCTCTTTCAAGCCTCTTAGAATCGCCTGCGCCACCTACTCCCGCCCAACCTGCGCAAGTCCCCATAGACACATCCCATGATCCATTCAGTGACCTTCTTACCATAGCAACTACACCAACAGTTATGGCCACGCCCCCCAAAAAGAAGGTGGAGGACTTGCGGAGGAGATGGGAGACTTTTGACTAG
- the LOC127430767 gene encoding DENN domain-containing protein 1A-like isoform X1, protein MGSRIRESPGSTFEVYMEVVHSGTAGSGPEVRRSFPDTYTDQETVQTIPKFCFPFSVDSMAVAQVGQNFTFVLTDIESKQRFGFCRLSSGAHSCHCILSYLPWFEVFYKLLNILADYTTKGQDSQWRELLESLHGLNIPDPGVPVHLSVHLFFTVPDPRDLPSIPENRNLTEYFVAVDVNNMLHVYASMLYERRVLISCSKLSTLTACVHGAAAMLYPMYWQHVYIPVLPQHLIDYCCAPMPYLIGVHTSLMEKVRGMALDDVVLLNVDTNTLETPFDDLQSLPNDVVSSLKNRLRKVSSTTGDGVARAFLKAQAALFGSYRDALHIEPEEPITFSEEAFITHRSSTMRQFLQNAIQLQFFKQFIDGRLELLNAGEGFSDQFEEEINMGEYAGSDKTYQWLFTVKKGSGAILNTVKTKANPAMKIVYKFAKDHAKMGIKEVKSRLKQKELAENGYSEEPGSAHFPSTHSRDSLTWDQRRPITVHFGQTEREPPPRPPQPQRPPPLHPSKLQRNTRPARPPRPLVAKRPRSNIAIEGSPEHYMRPTRHYTVFLCEDSSGDELSQDDDSIAAFPEHFLLSAPFEWPQPYRSLKEAELVEEGEEVGERFQGNTAPSSPVLDKFSDLSLLEDGFCSQKGEPESTDTTNTANFSHSTHTSLGSARSLEELRTDPQHAIFNYQQMDLGSAEFTRTLPGLKTTNPYSKLWTQREDPFTLIGRESPSWERPLSVPPLETPELCPSSRESSIPTEKVDGACITIPRPQGRKTPEPGAVLAPAVTLLRASENEGVTAGGQEFRQALNMSPHSQVQSQANLLKPSEQNEGQGLDLLSLLDPLCGATENETTPPTSNTSKPPLPPRPHPSTLPSFPPQVSLNPFNQLPQYPPQRHYSPIVPSNPFVPAYMPPQGPTFFSTPPRPFSVFGQSSAMGVAPTGGSWPMGHVPPSSSSSGSLSSLLESPAPPTPAQPAQVPIDTSHDPFSDLLTIATTPTVMATPPKKKVEDLRRRWETFD, encoded by the exons ATGGGCTCTCGTATCAG GGAGAGCCCTGGGTCAACCTTTGAGGTGTACATGGAAGTGGTGCATTCTGGGACGGCTGGCTCTG gACCAGAGGTGCGAAGGAGTTTCCCTGATACATACACTGACCAG GAAACAGTACAGACTATCCCAAAGTTTTGTTTCCCCTTCAGTGTGGACAG TATGGCAGTGGCTCAGGTGGGGCAGAACTTCACGTTTGTTCTAACGGATATCGAGAGCAAACAGCGCTTTGGTTTCTGTAGGCTCTCATCGGGAGCTCACAGCTGCCACTGTATCCTCAG CTATCTGCCCTGGTTTGAGGTCTTTTACAAGTTGCTGAATATCCTGGCAGACTACACAACCAAAGGACAG GACAGTCAGTGGAGAGAGTTATTAGAGTCTCTACATGGGTTGAACATACCTGATCCTGGAGTGCCTGTGCATTTGAGTGTG CATTTGTTTTTCACAGTGCCTGATCCAAGAGATTTACCCAGTATACCTGAAAAT AGAAATCTGACAGAGTATTTTGTAGCAGTGGACGTGAATAACATGCTCCATGTTTATGCGAGCATGCTGTACGAAAGACGAGTCCTCATCAGTTGCAGCAAGCTCAGCACT ttaACTGCATGCGTTCATGGAGCGGCGGCTATGTTGTATCCCATGTACTGGCAGCATGTTTACATTCCAGTGCTGCCACAGCACTTAATAGACTACTGCTG TGCTCCAATGCCGTACCTCATCGGAGTGCATACCAGTCTTATGGAG AAGGTGCGAGGTATGGCTTTAGATGATGTGGTACTTCTCAATGTGGACACCAACACTCTTGAAACGCCGTTTGATGACCTGCAAAGCCTTCCCAATGATGTA GTTTCGTCTTTAAAGAACCGTTTACGGAAAGTTTCCTCGACAACAGGGGACGGGGTGGCCAGAGCGTTTCTGAAAGCACAGGCGGCTCTGTTTGGCAGTTATAGGGATGCGCTACACATTGAACCG GAGGAGCCAATCACCTTCAGTGAGGAAGCCTTTATCACACACAGATCCAGCACAATGAGACAGTTTCTACAGAACGCCATCCAACTACAGTTCTTTAAACAG TTTATAGATGGACGTCTGGAGTTGTTGAATGCTGGTGAAGGGTTCAGTGATCAGTTTGAGGAGGAGATCAATATGGGAGAATATGCAG GAAGTGATAAGACATATCAGTGGCTATTCACAGTGAAG AAAGGAAGCGGGGCTATCTTAAACACGGTCAAGACAAAGGCAAATCCTGCAATGAAGATTGTTTACAAATTT GCTAAAGACCATGCCAAGATGGGCATCAAAGAAGTGAAAAGTCGACTTAAACAAAAG GAGCTTGCTGAGAATGGCTATTCAGAAGAGCCTGGCTCCGCCCATTTTCCCTCCACGCACAGCAGGGACTCCCTCACCTGGGACCAGAGACGGCCAATCACTGTCCACTTTGGACAG ACTGAGCGAGAGCCCCCCCCACGGCCCCCTCAGCCACAACGTCCCCCTCCCCTCCATCCCTCAAAACTGCAGCGCAACACACGACCA GCCCGACCTCCTCGACCTCTTGTGGCGAAGAGACCACGCAGTAATATTGCCATTGAGGGAAGCCCTGAACA TTACATGCGTCCAACCCGTCACTATACAGTGTTTCTGTGCGAGGACTCTTCGGGTGATGAGCTGTCTCAAGACGACGACTCCATCGCTGCTTTTCCTGAACACTTCCTGCTCTCTGCTCCTTTCGAATG GCCCCAGCCATACAGGTCTCTTAAAGAGGCTGAACTTGTGGAAGAAGGTGAAGAGGTTGGGGAGCGCTTCCAGGGTAACACGGCTCCGTCCAGCCCTGTGCTAGACAAATTCTCTGACCTAAGCCTGTTGGAGGATGGTTTCTGTAGTCAGAAGGGAGAGCCGGAGAGTACAGACACCACAAATACAGCAAACTTCtctcacagcacacacacatcactCGGTTCGGCACGGAGTTTGGAGGAGCTTCGAACAGACCCACAACATGCCATTTTCAACTACCAG CAGATGGATCTTGGTTCTGCCGAGTTCACACGGACTCTGCCCGGTCTTAAAACCACCAATCCATACAGCAAGCTATGGACCCAAAGGGAGGATCCTTTCACGCTGATTGGCCGCGAGTCCCCGTCCTGGGAGAGACCTCTCTCTGTGCCACCCCTTGAAACCCCAGAGCTTTGTCCATCTAGCAGAGAGAGCTCAATTCCCACAGAGAAGGTGGACGGGGCCTGTATCACAATTCCTCGCCCTCAGGGTCGGAAAACACCCGAACCGGGTGCGGTGTTGGCACCGGCTGTGACCCTGCTGCGTGCCAGTGAAAATGAGGGAGTGACCGCCGGTGGGCAAGAGTTCCGACAGGCACTGAACATGTCTCCACACTCACAAGTGCAGTCACAGGCGAACTTACTGAAGCCTAGCGAGCAAAACGAGGGTCAGGGACTCGATTTGCTCAGCTTGTTGGACCCTCTGTGCGGAGCAACCGAAAATGAGACCACCCCACCCACATCTAACACATCTAAACCTCCCTTACCTCCTCGTCCCCACCCCTCAACCTTGCCCTCATTTCCACCTCAAGTGTCACTCAACCCCTTCAACCAACTACCCCAATACCCACCTCAAAGGCACTATAGTCCCATTGTCCCAAGCAATCCTTTTGTCCCAGCCTACATGCCTCCCCAGGGTCCCACCTTTTTCTCCACCCCTCCCCGCCCCTTTTCAGTATTTGGTCAGTCATCTGCCATGGGTGTGGCCCCAACGGGAGGATCGTGGCCAATGGGACATGTCCCTCCGTCCTCCAGTAGTAGTGGCTCTCTTTCAAGCCTCTTAGAATCGCCTGCGCCACCTACTCCCGCCCAACCTGCGCAAGTCCCCATAGACACATCCCATGATCCATTCAGTGACCTTCTTACCATAGCAACTACACCAACAGTTATGGCCACGCCCCCCAAAAAGAAGGTGGAGGACTTGCGGAGGAGATGGGAGACTTTTGACTAG